In Paraburkholderia bryophila, a single genomic region encodes these proteins:
- a CDS encoding CoA-acylating methylmalonate-semialdehyde dehydrogenase codes for MSETDQDAAARSETQARALTHFINSKPVEGTSGRFGDVFNPALGSVSARVPLASVAEVDAAVAAAKAAFPAWSETAPIKRARVMFKFKELLDRHHDELAELITREHGKVFSDAKGEVMRGIEIVEFACGIPNLLKTDFTDQIGGGIDNWNLRQPLGVVAGITPFNFPMMVPCWMFPIAIACGNTFVLKPSERDPSCSNRLAELFKEAGLPDGVFNVVHGDKTAVDALLGHPDVSALSFVGSTPIAEYIYTEGTKCGKRVQALGGAKNHLVVMPDADLDQAVDALIGAAYGSAGERCMAISVAVAVGHIADELIERLTPRVKSLKILNGMESAAEMGPLVTGVHRDKVVGYIDAGIAAGAKLVVDGRGHQVEGHEKGFFLGGTLFDDVSTDMKIYREEIFGPVLCVVRVPDFASAVELINANEFANGVSLFTSDGGVARAFSRQIQIGMVGINVPIPVPMAWHSFGGWKKSLFGDHHAYGEEGVRFYTRYKSIMQRWPDSIAKGAEFTMPVAK; via the coding sequence ATGAGCGAGACAGATCAGGACGCGGCTGCGCGCAGCGAAACCCAGGCGCGCGCGCTGACCCATTTCATCAATAGCAAGCCCGTCGAGGGTACGAGCGGCCGTTTCGGCGACGTCTTCAATCCCGCGCTCGGCAGTGTCAGTGCGCGCGTGCCGCTGGCGAGCGTCGCCGAAGTGGATGCTGCGGTTGCCGCCGCCAAGGCCGCTTTCCCCGCATGGAGCGAAACCGCGCCGATCAAACGCGCGCGCGTCATGTTCAAGTTCAAGGAATTGCTCGACCGTCACCACGACGAACTCGCGGAACTGATCACGCGTGAACACGGCAAAGTGTTTTCCGACGCGAAGGGCGAGGTGATGCGCGGCATCGAGATCGTCGAGTTCGCGTGCGGCATTCCGAATCTGTTGAAGACGGACTTCACCGATCAGATCGGCGGCGGCATCGACAACTGGAATCTGCGTCAGCCGTTGGGCGTGGTGGCGGGTATCACGCCGTTCAATTTTCCAATGATGGTGCCGTGCTGGATGTTCCCTATCGCGATTGCCTGCGGCAACACCTTCGTGTTGAAGCCGTCGGAGCGTGATCCGTCGTGCTCGAACCGTCTCGCCGAGTTGTTCAAGGAAGCCGGTTTGCCGGATGGCGTATTCAACGTCGTACACGGCGACAAGACGGCGGTCGATGCGCTGCTCGGGCATCCCGACGTGAGTGCGTTGTCGTTCGTTGGATCGACGCCGATTGCCGAATACATTTATACGGAAGGCACGAAGTGCGGCAAGCGCGTGCAAGCGTTGGGCGGGGCGAAGAATCATCTGGTGGTGATGCCGGACGCCGATCTCGACCAGGCGGTCGATGCGTTGATCGGCGCCGCCTACGGTTCGGCCGGCGAGCGGTGCATGGCGATTTCGGTGGCGGTCGCGGTGGGGCATATCGCCGATGAACTGATCGAACGACTCACGCCGCGCGTGAAGAGCCTGAAGATTCTCAACGGCATGGAATCGGCGGCCGAGATGGGGCCGTTGGTGACTGGCGTGCATCGGGACAAAGTGGTCGGCTATATCGACGCGGGTATCGCGGCGGGCGCGAAGCTCGTGGTCGACGGACGCGGTCATCAGGTCGAGGGTCACGAGAAAGGCTTCTTCCTCGGCGGCACCTTATTCGACGATGTCTCGACCGACATGAAGATCTACCGCGAAGAGATTTTCGGACCGGTGTTGTGCGTGGTGCGCGTACCGGATTTTGCGTCGGCGGTGGAACTCATCAACGCCAACGAATTCGCCAACGGCGTCTCGTTGTTCACGTCCGACGGCGGCGTCGCGCGTGCCTTCTCCCGCCAGATCCAGATCGGCATGGTGGGCATCAACGTGCCGATTCCGGTGCCGATGGCGTGGCATTCTTTTGGCGGCTGGAAGAAGTCCCTGTTCGGCGACCATCACGCGTATGGTGAAGAAGGCGTGCGGTTTTACACGCGCTACAAGAGCATCATGCAGCGCTGGCCCGACAGTATCGCGAAGGGCGCCGAGTTCACGATGCCGGTGGCGAAATAG
- a CDS encoding ABC transporter ATP-binding protein, whose product MNTIAERESLEVSGTADAVPALEIAGLQAWYGESHILHGVDLTVNRGEVVTLLGRNGAGRTTTLRAIMGLTGRRTGSIRIGGRETINMPTHRIAHCGIGYCPEERGIFSSLSCEENLLLPPPVGDKAHMMSLDEIYSMFPNLKERRMSQGTRLSGGEQQMLAVARILRTGASLLLLDEISEGLAPVIVQTLARMIVTLKERGYTVVMVEQNFRFAAPLADRFYVMEHGTIVEHFGAGELESKMPVLHDLLGV is encoded by the coding sequence ATGAATACGATTGCCGAGCGCGAAAGCCTCGAAGTGAGCGGCACGGCGGACGCCGTGCCCGCGCTGGAAATTGCGGGTTTGCAGGCGTGGTATGGCGAGTCGCACATTCTGCATGGCGTCGACCTGACGGTGAATCGCGGCGAAGTCGTCACGCTGCTCGGCCGCAACGGCGCGGGCCGCACCACCACGCTGCGCGCGATCATGGGTTTGACGGGGCGGCGCACGGGCTCGATCCGAATCGGTGGACGCGAAACCATCAACATGCCCACGCATCGCATCGCGCACTGCGGCATTGGTTACTGCCCCGAAGAGCGCGGGATTTTCTCGAGTCTTTCGTGCGAGGAAAATCTGCTGCTGCCACCGCCCGTCGGCGATAAAGCGCACATGATGTCGCTCGACGAAATCTATTCGATGTTCCCGAATCTGAAGGAACGCCGTATGAGCCAGGGCACGCGGCTCTCGGGCGGCGAGCAGCAGATGCTGGCGGTCGCGCGCATTCTGCGCACCGGCGCGAGTCTGTTGCTGCTCGACGAGATCTCGGAAGGGCTGGCGCCCGTCATCGTGCAGACGCTGGCACGCATGATCGTCACGCTGAAAGAGCGGGGCTATACGGTCGTGATGGTCGAACAGAATTTCCGCTTTGCCGCGCCGCTTGCCGATCGCTTCTATGTGATGGAGCACGGCACGATCGTCGAGCACTTCGGGGCGGGTGAACTCGAAAGCAAGATGCCGGTGTTGCACGATCTGCTGGGCGTATAA
- the phhA gene encoding phenylalanine 4-monooxygenase translates to MSTANTAKLKEQFDAGLETRADFTIDQPTERYGAVDHAVWQQLYARQTELLKGRVCDAFLKGVERIGMPADRVPSFDEINAKLTPATGWQIVAVPGLVPDQVFFEHLANRRFPVTWWMRRPDQLDYLQEPDCFHDLFGHVPLLINPVFADYMHAYGRAALAANDAGALPLLARLYWYTVEFGLIRDTASPNGVKIYGAGIVSSKGETVYSQHDAAPNRIGFDLERVMRTRYRIDTFQKTYFVIDDFAQLFGVAQTDFAPLLAKLVSEPAYAAGDVLEHDRVITRGSQQGWQADGDI, encoded by the coding sequence ATGTCCACCGCGAACACCGCCAAACTGAAAGAGCAATTCGACGCCGGTCTCGAAACCCGTGCGGACTTCACCATCGATCAACCGACGGAACGCTACGGCGCGGTCGACCATGCCGTGTGGCAACAGCTTTATGCACGCCAGACCGAGCTGCTCAAAGGCCGCGTCTGCGACGCGTTTCTTAAAGGTGTGGAACGCATCGGCATGCCGGCCGATCGCGTGCCGTCGTTCGATGAAATCAACGCGAAGCTCACGCCCGCCACCGGTTGGCAGATTGTCGCGGTGCCGGGTCTCGTGCCCGACCAGGTGTTCTTCGAGCATCTGGCGAATCGCCGCTTTCCCGTGACGTGGTGGATGCGCCGTCCGGACCAGCTCGATTATCTGCAGGAACCCGACTGCTTTCACGATCTGTTCGGCCACGTGCCGCTGTTGATCAACCCCGTGTTCGCCGATTACATGCACGCGTACGGCCGTGCCGCATTAGCCGCCAACGACGCTGGCGCGCTGCCGCTGCTGGCGCGTCTCTATTGGTACACAGTGGAGTTCGGACTGATCCGCGACACCGCGAGTCCGAACGGTGTGAAGATCTACGGCGCGGGTATTGTGTCGAGCAAAGGCGAGACGGTCTATAGCCAGCACGACGCGGCGCCGAACCGGATCGGCTTCGACCTGGAACGCGTGATGCGCACGCGCTATCGCATCGACACATTCCAGAAAACCTACTTTGTGATCGACGACTTCGCCCAGTTGTTCGGCGTCGCGCAAACCGATTTCGCGCCGCTTCTGGCAAAGCTCGTCAGCGAACCCGCGTACGCTGCCGGCGATGTGCTCGAGCACGATCGCGTGATTACGCGTGGTTCACAGCAAGGCTGGCAAGCCGACGGCGATATCTGA
- a CDS encoding response regulator — MRLLLIEDDRPIARGIQSSLEQAGFTVDMVHDGIFAEQALTQNRHELVILDLGLPGIDGMTLLSRFRQSNRHTPVIILTARDELNDRVQGLNSGADDYMLKPFEPTELEARIRAVMRRSGPHGDMPRPEVSLGGVRLSGVDRRIFNDDKPLELSPREFAVLEMLLLRHGRVVSKAQLQDHLTHFGGDLGDTAIEVYVHRVRKKLENCRVEIVTVRGFGYLLQEIRQAA; from the coding sequence ATGCGACTCCTTCTGATCGAAGATGACCGCCCCATCGCACGCGGCATCCAAAGTAGTCTCGAACAAGCCGGCTTCACCGTCGACATGGTCCATGACGGTATTTTCGCCGAACAGGCCCTGACCCAAAACCGCCACGAGCTCGTGATCCTCGATCTGGGCCTGCCCGGTATCGACGGCATGACGCTGCTGTCGCGTTTCCGCCAGAGCAACCGTCATACGCCGGTGATCATTCTCACCGCGCGCGACGAATTGAACGACCGTGTCCAAGGCCTGAATTCCGGTGCCGACGACTACATGCTGAAGCCGTTCGAACCTACCGAACTCGAAGCACGCATTCGCGCGGTGATGCGCCGCAGCGGTCCGCACGGCGATATGCCGCGTCCGGAAGTATCGCTGGGCGGTGTGCGTCTGTCGGGCGTCGACCGTCGCATTTTCAACGACGACAAGCCGCTCGAACTGTCGCCGCGTGAATTCGCGGTGCTCGAAATGCTGTTGCTGCGCCATGGCCGCGTAGTCAGCAAAGCGCAACTGCAGGACCACCTGACGCATTTCGGCGGCGATCTCGGCGACACCGCGATCGAAGTCTACGTGCACCGGGTGCGCAAAAAGCTTGAAAACTGCCGTGTCGAGATCGTCACGGTACGTGGCTTCGGTTACCTGTTGCAGGAAATCCGTCAGGCCGCATAA
- a CDS encoding DUF3717 domain-containing protein, whose amino-acid sequence MSEISIHELEAAINFWRARSPSSGDELVLCKEASALSKPYALMIVQRQHSLSLERLDGIARQAWESYVRLNNSL is encoded by the coding sequence ATGTCCGAAATAAGCATTCACGAACTGGAAGCCGCGATCAACTTCTGGCGCGCCCGCTCACCATCAAGCGGCGACGAACTCGTTCTGTGCAAGGAGGCAAGCGCGCTCTCCAAGCCGTATGCGCTGATGATTGTACAGCGTCAGCACTCGCTATCACTGGAACGTTTGGACGGGATTGCCAGGCAAGCATGGGAATCTTACGTGCGCCTTAATAATAGCCTGTAG
- a CDS encoding class IV adenylate cyclase produces MARNIEIKARAQHFEQLRERAAKLAPDAPLIFRQQDFFYDVPRGRLKLRQFDDGTPAELIFYQRDDRDGPKASYYTRSPVTNPEAMHALLATALTTRGIVTKERHVYLTGRTRIHLDRVDGLGDFVELEVLLAQDDDEEGGHAEAHAMFETLGVPESDLVAVAYVDLLSPASEPKQAA; encoded by the coding sequence ATGGCACGCAACATTGAAATCAAAGCCCGCGCCCAGCATTTCGAGCAACTCCGTGAACGCGCGGCCAAGCTCGCGCCGGACGCGCCGCTGATCTTCCGCCAGCAGGACTTTTTCTACGACGTGCCGCGCGGGCGCCTGAAGCTGCGCCAGTTCGACGACGGCACACCGGCCGAGCTGATCTTCTATCAGCGCGACGATCGCGACGGTCCGAAGGCGTCGTACTACACACGCAGCCCGGTGACGAACCCCGAAGCCATGCATGCGCTACTCGCCACCGCGCTGACCACGCGCGGCATTGTCACGAAGGAACGCCATGTGTACCTGACCGGGCGCACGCGAATCCATCTGGACCGGGTAGACGGTCTGGGTGACTTCGTCGAACTCGAAGTGCTGCTCGCGCAAGATGACGACGAAGAAGGCGGCCACGCCGAAGCGCACGCCATGTTCGAAACGCTCGGCGTGCCGGAGTCGGATCTGGTGGCCGTGGCCTACGTCGATCTGCTGAGCCCGGCGAGCGAGCCGAAGCAGGCTGCTTAA
- a CDS encoding ABC transporter ATP-binding protein — MILGDTILETRGLTREFKGFIAVNGVNLRVRRGSIHALIGPNGAGKTTCFNLLTKFLEPTAGQIVFNGIDITGERPAQIARRGIIRSFQISAVFPHLTALQNVRIGLQRQLGTAFHFWKSERTLRQLDDRAMDLLTQVGLTDFADVLTVELSYGRKRALEIATTLAMEPELMLLDEPTQGMGHEDVDRVTALIKKVSSGRTILMVEHNMNVIAGISDTITVLQRGEVLAEGSYAEVSKNPLVMQAYMGSADAALAGAHA, encoded by the coding sequence ATGATTCTCGGCGATACGATTCTCGAAACGCGCGGCCTCACCCGTGAGTTCAAAGGCTTCATTGCCGTGAACGGCGTGAACCTGCGCGTGCGCCGTGGCTCGATCCATGCGCTGATTGGTCCCAATGGGGCAGGCAAGACCACCTGCTTCAATCTGCTCACCAAGTTCCTCGAACCGACCGCGGGTCAGATCGTGTTCAACGGTATCGACATTACCGGCGAACGTCCTGCGCAGATCGCGCGGCGCGGCATCATCCGTTCGTTCCAGATTTCCGCGGTGTTCCCGCATCTGACAGCATTGCAGAACGTGCGCATCGGTTTGCAGCGCCAGCTTGGCACGGCATTTCATTTCTGGAAGAGCGAGCGCACGCTGCGCCAGCTCGACGATCGCGCGATGGATCTGCTCACCCAGGTCGGCCTGACCGATTTCGCCGATGTGCTGACGGTCGAACTTTCCTACGGCCGCAAACGCGCGCTGGAAATCGCCACCACGCTCGCCATGGAACCGGAGCTGATGTTGCTCGACGAACCGACGCAAGGCATGGGCCACGAAGATGTGGATCGTGTCACGGCGTTGATCAAGAAAGTCTCGAGCGGCCGCACGATCCTGATGGTCGAGCACAACATGAACGTGATCGCCGGCATCTCGGACACGATCACCGTGCTGCAACGAGGCGAAGTGCTCGCCGAAGGCAGCTACGCCGAAGTGTCGAAGAACCCGCTCGTGATGCAAGCCTATATGGGCAGCGCCGACGCGGCGCTCGCCGGAGCCCACGCATGA
- a CDS encoding sensor histidine kinase encodes MPQPAANSLRRTLLRRLAAPLSLLALMSGLIAYWLAWQYTQHVVDRSLADLATAISKQIQIAGPDARITVPPLAQAMFSDPAENLVYRISNGDTEIAGDHNLPLQGTSVRRMHYAYVFETQHEGTTVRVAQVRVDQPSGNPIVVEVGQPVHHRFRIAAEFLVAIMMPLLLLLLAGWVIVWRVVNQQLNPLTDLADSLNRQTHTSLEPVDETYVPVEIRPLTGALNALLDRLKTALDGQRKFIADAAHQLRTPLTAVKLHAEQAAVARDPQQTLKAVRELRAAADRAVRLSNQLLSLARAEPGEQAARFVNVDMAALAFDTGAEWVPRALTFQVDLGFQRLDDPANAQPLIARGNPVLLHEVIANLLDNALKYVPPSRFDGGRITVTVSQTVIDELRMAEIIVEDNGPGVPFTQQADLFKRFFRGDGQTEAGVDSGAGLGLAIVHDIMVLHHGSVHYEDSPDGGARFIVRIPLVPITVQSEPVSDERRPIKKSAHSAPIDI; translated from the coding sequence ATGCCCCAGCCGGCCGCCAATAGTCTGCGCCGCACGCTGCTGCGGCGCCTCGCTGCTCCCCTTTCATTGCTCGCGCTAATGAGCGGCCTGATCGCTTACTGGCTCGCGTGGCAATACACGCAGCATGTGGTCGACCGTTCGCTCGCCGACCTCGCCACCGCGATTTCCAAACAGATCCAGATTGCCGGACCGGATGCCCGCATCACGGTGCCACCGCTCGCGCAGGCCATGTTCTCCGACCCGGCCGAAAATCTCGTCTACCGGATCAGCAACGGCGATACCGAAATCGCCGGTGACCACAATCTGCCGCTGCAAGGCACCAGCGTGCGCCGCATGCACTACGCCTATGTGTTCGAGACGCAGCATGAGGGCACGACCGTGCGCGTCGCTCAGGTGCGCGTCGATCAACCGAGCGGCAATCCGATCGTCGTCGAAGTCGGGCAGCCGGTGCATCACCGCTTCAGGATCGCCGCCGAGTTTCTGGTCGCGATCATGATGCCGCTGCTGTTGTTGCTGTTGGCCGGTTGGGTGATTGTGTGGCGCGTCGTGAATCAGCAGCTCAATCCGCTGACCGATCTCGCTGACTCGCTGAATCGTCAGACGCATACGTCGCTCGAACCGGTCGACGAAACCTATGTGCCGGTTGAAATCCGGCCGCTGACCGGCGCGCTGAACGCGCTGCTCGATCGTCTGAAAACCGCACTCGACGGTCAGCGCAAATTCATCGCCGACGCCGCGCATCAGTTGCGTACGCCGCTCACCGCCGTCAAGCTGCATGCGGAACAAGCTGCTGTTGCGCGTGACCCGCAGCAGACGCTCAAGGCGGTTCGCGAACTACGCGCCGCAGCCGACCGCGCGGTGCGGTTGTCGAATCAACTGCTGTCGCTTGCGCGCGCTGAGCCGGGTGAACAGGCGGCACGCTTCGTCAACGTGGACATGGCCGCGCTCGCGTTCGACACCGGCGCGGAATGGGTGCCGCGCGCACTGACCTTCCAGGTCGACCTCGGCTTCCAGCGCCTCGACGACCCCGCCAACGCGCAGCCGCTGATCGCGCGCGGCAATCCGGTGTTGCTGCACGAAGTGATCGCCAATCTGCTGGATAACGCGCTGAAGTACGTGCCGCCCTCGCGCTTCGACGGCGGGCGTATCACCGTGACGGTGTCGCAAACGGTGATCGACGAATTGCGCATGGCCGAGATCATCGTCGAAGACAACGGACCGGGCGTGCCCTTCACGCAGCAAGCGGATCTGTTCAAGCGCTTCTTCCGCGGCGACGGTCAGACCGAAGCCGGTGTCGACAGCGGCGCCGGTCTCGGCCTCGCGATCGTTCACGACATCATGGTGCTGCATCACGGCAGCGTGCATTACGAAGATTCGCCCGATGGCGGCGCACGCTTCATCGTGCGTATTCCGCTCGTGCCGATCACTGTGCAGAGCGAGCCGGTTTCCGACGAACGGCGTCCGATAAAAAAATCGGCGCACTCGGCGCCGATCGACATCTAA
- a CDS encoding LysR family transcriptional regulator, translating into MDLTLLRAFVTVAREGNLTRAAVQLHLTQPAVSLQIKHLQATLGVTLFTRTSHGLSLTRDGQALLPHAERALAAASDVQRAAQSLRHEVRGRLRIGTILDPAFLRLGGFLKQLVETWPRIETALRHGMSGWVLEQVRAGELDVGYYIGLPSEDEPRDGAAFHAVTLTHFQYRVLAPAGWKDRVKGARDWRSLAALPWIWTPPASAHNRLLSRCFDEAGVKPVKVAEVDQEPSMLDLVKSGVGLTLARDATAIAEAHAHALTIVEGVTVPTQLSFITLDARKDEPAIAAALKLIEQQWVT; encoded by the coding sequence ATGGATCTGACTCTGCTACGGGCCTTTGTCACCGTTGCACGCGAGGGCAACCTCACGCGCGCCGCGGTGCAACTCCACCTGACCCAACCCGCCGTCAGCCTGCAAATCAAGCATTTGCAGGCGACGCTCGGCGTGACGCTGTTCACGCGCACTTCGCACGGGCTGTCGCTCACACGCGATGGCCAGGCCTTGCTGCCCCACGCCGAACGCGCACTCGCCGCGGCCAGCGACGTGCAGCGCGCGGCGCAGTCGCTGCGACACGAAGTGCGCGGGCGCTTGCGGATCGGCACGATCCTCGACCCGGCGTTTCTGCGTCTGGGCGGCTTTCTCAAGCAACTGGTGGAAACCTGGCCGCGCATCGAGACGGCGCTGCGTCACGGCATGTCGGGCTGGGTGCTGGAGCAGGTGCGCGCCGGTGAGCTGGATGTCGGCTATTACATCGGTCTGCCGTCGGAGGACGAACCGCGCGACGGTGCGGCCTTTCATGCGGTCACGTTGACGCACTTCCAGTATCGCGTGCTGGCGCCGGCCGGCTGGAAAGATCGCGTGAAAGGCGCGCGTGACTGGCGCTCGCTCGCCGCGCTGCCGTGGATCTGGACGCCGCCCGCGTCCGCGCACAATCGGCTGTTGTCGCGCTGCTTCGACGAGGCGGGGGTGAAACCGGTGAAGGTCGCGGAAGTGGATCAGGAGCCGTCGATGCTCGATCTGGTTAAGTCAGGCGTCGGTCTCACGCTCGCTCGCGACGCCACCGCGATCGCCGAAGCGCACGCGCACGCGTTGACCATCGTCGAAGGAGTGACGGTGCCGACGCAGCTCAGTTTCATCACGCTCGACGCACGCAAGGACGAGCCGGCGATTGCCGCAGCGTTGAAGTTGATCGAGCAGCAGTGGGTGACGTGA
- a CDS encoding GMC family oxidoreductase, which yields MSDTHTKAVSEGRRLEGEFDYIIVGAGTAGCVLANRLSADPDVQVLLLEAGGKDDYHWIHVPVGYLYCIGNPRTDWLYKTQPEAALNGRALSYPRGRVLGGSSSINGMIYMRGQREDYDEWARVTNDASWSWNAVLPVFKRSEDHHAGANESHGAGGPWRVEKQRLKWKILEEFSQAAQQTGIPATDDFNRGDNTGVGYFDVNQKRGIRWNASKAFLRPALRRPNLTVITGAQTQRVVFEGRRCSGVEYRGDNTDYLAKARCEVILSAGAVNSPQLLELSGIGNGARLQNLGIDVVNDLRGVGENLQDHLQLRMAYRVDGVRTLNTASAHWWGKLVIGMQYALFQSGPMSMSPSQLGAFARSDPHDRSLTRPDLEYHVQPLSLDRFGEPLHRFNAFTASVCQLRPTSRGSIHIESADASAPPLIAPNYLSTDYDRHVAANALRLTRRIAAAPALARYQPREILPGIQYQTEEELQQAAGAVGTTIFHPVGTCRMGTSDDPAAVVDSRLRVIGVDGLRVVDASVMPVITSGNTNSPTLMIAERASEMIREDRRARVAGSRAAQGMAGASMSVV from the coding sequence ATGAGCGACACTCACACCAAGGCCGTATCGGAAGGTCGGCGTCTGGAAGGTGAATTCGACTACATCATCGTGGGCGCGGGTACGGCGGGTTGCGTGCTGGCCAATCGCCTGAGTGCGGATCCGGACGTGCAGGTTCTGCTGCTCGAAGCCGGCGGTAAAGACGATTATCACTGGATTCACGTGCCGGTCGGCTACCTCTACTGCATCGGCAATCCGCGCACGGATTGGCTTTACAAAACGCAGCCGGAAGCCGCCTTGAATGGACGCGCGTTGTCGTATCCACGCGGACGCGTACTCGGCGGCAGCTCCTCCATCAACGGCATGATCTACATGCGCGGTCAGCGCGAAGACTACGACGAATGGGCGCGCGTCACCAACGACGCATCATGGTCCTGGAACGCGGTGCTGCCGGTCTTCAAACGCAGTGAAGATCATCACGCCGGCGCGAATGAATCGCATGGCGCGGGCGGTCCATGGCGCGTCGAAAAGCAGCGCCTCAAATGGAAAATTCTCGAAGAGTTTTCGCAGGCCGCACAGCAAACCGGCATTCCCGCGACCGACGATTTCAATCGCGGCGACAACACCGGCGTCGGCTATTTCGACGTCAATCAGAAACGCGGCATTCGCTGGAATGCGTCGAAAGCGTTTTTGCGTCCCGCGCTTAGACGACCGAATCTCACCGTCATCACCGGCGCGCAGACACAGCGTGTCGTGTTCGAAGGACGCCGTTGCAGCGGTGTTGAATATCGCGGCGACAACACCGACTATCTCGCCAAAGCGCGCTGCGAAGTAATCCTCAGTGCGGGCGCGGTGAACTCGCCGCAATTGCTCGAACTGTCCGGCATCGGCAACGGCGCGCGTCTGCAGAATCTGGGTATCGACGTCGTCAACGATCTGCGCGGCGTCGGCGAAAACCTGCAGGATCATTTGCAATTGCGGATGGCCTATCGGGTGGACGGCGTGCGCACGCTCAACACGGCGTCTGCGCATTGGTGGGGCAAGCTGGTGATCGGTATGCAGTACGCGCTGTTTCAAAGCGGGCCAATGTCGATGTCGCCGTCGCAACTCGGCGCGTTCGCCAGGTCCGATCCGCACGATCGCTCACTCACGCGGCCCGACCTCGAATATCACGTGCAGCCGCTGTCGCTCGATCGCTTCGGCGAACCGCTGCATCGCTTCAATGCGTTCACGGCGTCGGTGTGTCAGTTGCGGCCCACGTCGCGCGGCAGCATTCATATCGAGTCCGCGGATGCTTCAGCGCCGCCGCTGATCGCACCGAACTACCTCTCCACCGACTACGACCGTCACGTCGCCGCTAACGCACTGCGTCTCACGCGACGGATCGCCGCGGCGCCCGCGTTGGCCCGCTATCAGCCCCGGGAGATTTTGCCGGGCATCCAGTATCAAACCGAAGAAGAACTTCAGCAGGCCGCCGGCGCGGTCGGCACGACGATCTTCCATCCGGTCGGCACCTGCCGGATGGGCACGAGCGACGACCCAGCCGCTGTAGTCGATAGCCGCCTACGTGTTATCGGTGTTGACGGCTTGCGCGTGGTCGACGCGTCGGTCATGCCAGTCATCACGTCGGGCAACACCAACTCGCCCACGCTGATGATCGCCGAGCGCGCCAGCGAGATGATCCGCGAAGACCGCCGCGCCCGCGTGGCCGGCAGTCGCGCGGCGCAGGGCATGGCGGGCGCGTCGATGTCGGTTGTGTGA
- a CDS encoding 4a-hydroxytetrahydrobiopterin dehydratase, translating to MDLLAGRSVQTREVNIMINKLTSEERATKLAQLHDWQAVAGRDAIQRQFKFADFNEAFGFMTRVAIKAQEMDHHPEWFNVYNKVEITLSTHEANGLTERDIQLATFIDSITA from the coding sequence ATGGACTTGCTGGCCGGCAGGTCCGTTCAGACCCGAGAGGTAAACATCATGATCAACAAACTGACTTCCGAAGAACGCGCCACGAAGCTCGCCCAGTTGCACGACTGGCAAGCTGTGGCCGGCCGCGATGCGATTCAGCGGCAGTTCAAATTCGCCGACTTCAACGAAGCATTCGGCTTCATGACGCGCGTGGCGATCAAGGCGCAGGAAATGGATCACCACCCGGAGTGGTTCAACGTCTACAACAAGGTGGAGATCACACTGTCCACGCACGAGGCCAATGGACTGACCGAGCGCGACATCCAACTCGCCACCTTCATTGATAGTATTACCGCGTAA
- a CDS encoding Lrp/AsnC family transcriptional regulator: MLELDHFDLALLDVLQRFGRATHQQLAEQVPLSPSQIGRRLQRLEQVGVVDGYRVVLRPEKLGLGVTAFTSLKLKHHGDSIIEQFQQQIEVLPEVLECHAVVGDADYLLRIVAPDLNYLSTFVMKKLMRVPGVDSVRSNIVLTTFKRNGPLPLGHLSPGAAAA; encoded by the coding sequence ATGCTAGAACTGGATCACTTCGATCTCGCGTTGCTCGATGTGTTGCAACGTTTCGGCCGGGCCACGCATCAGCAACTGGCCGAGCAGGTGCCGCTGTCGCCGTCGCAGATTGGACGGCGTTTGCAGCGGCTGGAGCAGGTCGGCGTGGTGGACGGTTATCGCGTCGTGCTGCGGCCGGAGAAACTCGGCCTTGGCGTGACCGCGTTTACCAGCTTGAAGTTGAAGCACCACGGCGATTCGATCATCGAGCAATTCCAGCAGCAGATCGAGGTGTTGCCCGAGGTGCTGGAATGTCACGCGGTGGTGGGCGACGCCGATTATCTGCTGCGGATCGTCGCGCCGGATCTGAATTATCTGTCGACGTTCGTGATGAAGAAGCTGATGCGCGTGCCGGGTGTGGACAGCGTGCGCTCGAATATCGTGCTGACCACGTTCAAGCGCAATGGGCCGTTGCCGCTTGGGCATCTGTCGCCGGGGGCCGCCGCCGCTTGA